The following are from one region of the Primulina eburnea isolate SZY01 chromosome 17, ASM2296580v1, whole genome shotgun sequence genome:
- the LOC140818854 gene encoding metal tolerance protein 4-like, with the protein MDAETPLLSSDQEHAETLLKHQKSRYSINTLRCDFLSKLPEKVKSGLDPESPFHVDFSKTPALAKGEKEYYERQFATLKSFEEVDSLHSSNAMDEELELQELAEHERAMNISNWANVLLLGFKIFATLKSGSLAIAASTLDSLLDLMAGGILWITHSSMKNINIYKYPIGKLRVQPVGIIIFAAIMATLGFQVLMQALEQLIQDKPTEKMSSNQLLWLYIIMLTATGVKLLLWIYCRRSKNNIVRAYAKDHYFDVVTNVVGLIAAVFGDRFYWWIDPTGAIFLALYTIINWSGTVLENAVSLVGQSAPPEVLQKLTYLVLRHDRQIKRVDTVRAYTFGVLYFVEVDIELPEDLPLKEAHAIGESLQIKIEELAEVERAFVHLDYECDHKPEHTILSKLPNNDS; encoded by the exons ATGGATGCGGAGACGCCATTGTTGTCCAGTGACCAAGAACACGCAGAAACGTTGTTGAAGCATCAAAAGAGTAGATATTCAATCAACACTCTGAGATGTGATTTCTTGTCCAAATTGCCCGAAAAGGTGAAGTCGGGCCTTGATCCCGAATCCCCATTTCATGTCGACTTCTCCAAAACACCCGCCTTAGCTAAAG GCGAGAAAGAGTACTATGAAAGGCAATTCGCGACCTTGAAGTCCTTTGAAGAAGTCGACTCCTTACATTCATCTAATGCCATGGATGAAGAGCTGGAACTTCAAGAACTGGCGGAACATGAAAGGGCGATGAACATTTCTAACTGGGCCAACGTCTTGCTACTTGGGTTTAAA ATTTTTGCTACTTTAAAAAGTGGGTCGTTGGCCATTGCAGCTTCAACGCTGGATTCTTTGCTCGATCTTATGGCTGGAGGAATCCTTTGGATTACCCACTCGTCAATGAAAAACATCAACATCTACAAATATCCTATTGGGAAATTGAGAGTTCAACCAGTAGGCATTATCATCTTTGCTGCTATAATGGCAACTCTTG GATTTCAGGTGCTGATGCAGGCTCTAGAACAGCTAATTCAAGACAAACCTACAGAAAAGATGAGTTCAAATCAACTGCTCTGGTTGTATATCATCATGCTTACTGCTACCGGAGTTAAACTGCTTCTTTGGATTTACTGCAGAAGGTCTAAAAACAATATTGTTAGAGCCTATGCCAAG GACCATTACTTTGATGTGGTGACAAATGTGGTGGGGTTGATTGCTGCGGTCTTTGGAGATAGGTTTTATTGGTGGATCGATCCTACTGGTGCTATTTTTCTGGCTCTTTACACCATCATCAATTGGTCTGGAACTGTTCTGGAAAATGCAG TTTCATTGGTGGGACAATCAGCTCCCCCTGAAGTGCTGCAGAAACTTACTTATCTTGTATTGAGACATGATCGTCAAATAAAACGTGTGGACACTGTCCGTGCTTACACCTTTGGTGTTCTTTACTTTGTGGAG GTGGACATTGAGCTTCCAGAGGATCTGCCATTAAAGGAAGCTCATGCGATCGGAGAATCACTGCAGATAAAGATTGAAGAACTTGCCGAAGTCGAAAGGGCTTTTGTTCATTTGGATTACGAATGTGATCACAAGCCTGAACATACAATTCTCAGTAAACTCCCAAACAATGACTCCTGA
- the LOC140818856 gene encoding PHD finger protein ING2-like — translation MAIARTGVFVDDYVEYSSTFPGELQRLLNTIRELDERSQAMINHTRQQTKYSLGLASQVNSMWRKNKEVEEEDEDEMFEKLRKEIEANQENALSLCTEKVLLARQAHDLIDSHIKRLDEDLNNFAEDLKQEGKIAPDELAVLPPLPLVPKNERRRSLYGTPQSKRIDYREKDWDRERNRDLELMPPPGSLKKEFPSPVELDQPIDPNEPTYCVCHQVSFGDMIACDNENCQGGEWFHYACVGLTPETRFKGKWFCPTCRLLPH, via the exons ATGGCTATTGCGAGGACGGGAGTTTTTGTAGACGACTATGTAGAGT ATTCTAGCACATTCCCGGGGGAGTTGCAGAGACTTCTGAACACCATTCGAGAACTCGATGAGCGTTCCCAAG CTATGATAAATCACACGAGGCAACAGACCAAGTACTCTCTGGGGTTGGCATCCCAGGTGAACTCTATGTGGAGGAAAAACAAGGAGGTGGAAGAGGAGGATGAGGATGAGATGTTTGAAAAGCTTCGAAAGGAGATTGAGGCGAATCAGGAAAACGCCCTCAGCCTCTGTACTGAGAAGGTTTTACTGGCCCGACAAGCTCATGACCTT ATTGACAGCCACATAAAACGTCTTGATGAGGATCTGAACAACTTTGCGGAAGATCTTAAACAAG AAGGTAAAATAGCACCAGATGAATTGGCTGTGCTTCCTCCATTGCCTTTAGTTCCTAAAAATGAGAGGCGTAGGTCGCTCTACGGAACTCCTCAATCAAAAAGGATTGATTACAGGGAAAAGGATTGGGACAGGGAGCGCAATAGAGATTTGGAACTCATGCCACCTCCTGGCAGCCTTAAGAAAGAATTTCCTTCTCCGGTTGAGCTTGATCAACCCATTGATCCAAATGAACCTACTTACTGTGTTTGTCATCAG GTTTCTTTTGGTGATATGATTGCTTGTGACAATGAAAAT TGCCAAGGGGGTGAATGGTTTCATTACGCCTGCGTCGGCCTCACTCCAGAGACGAGATTTAAAGGGAAGTGGTTCTGCCCAACCTGCAGGCTATTACCACACTGA
- the LOC140818855 gene encoding uncharacterized protein, protein MCSMFSISSFLPLKPPSHVVTSYRQFRPLGNVDGYHYSHFCHQPSHESRSPLVSLNSARSRRCSVNGTISSNEGTVSVVQFEDFVEKDWSFLDTDYSSSDEEHRLKMDRIISAGGISETSRVLVSIGSEAFVDRVVDTSPVEQLLVVHDSLLTLACIKEKYDKVQCWQGELINVPEKWTPFGVVFLYFLPGLPFDLDEVLGALAKRCLPGARVVMSHPQGRQAVEELRLKYPDVVVSNLPEETMLRSVAAEHSFEVVEFVDEPARFYSAVLKLNTKQDK, encoded by the exons ATGTGCTCTATGTTTTCAATCTCTTCATTTCTTCCACTTAAGCCACCCTCCCATGTAGTAACCTCTTATCGCCAGTTTCGGCCTCTTGGTAATGTGGATGGCTATCATTACTCACACTTTTGTCACCAACCTTCCCATGAAAGTCGATCTCCTCTCGTTTCTCTCAATTCTGCACGTTCACGTCGATGTTCCGTTAACGGGACAATTTCTTCAAACGAGGGGACGGTTTCCGTGGTGCAATTTGAAGATTTTGTAGAGAAGGATTGGTCATTTCTTGACACAGACTACTCGAGTTCTGATGAAGAGCATAGACTGAAGATGGACCGAATAATCTCTGCTGGAGGCATTTCGGAAACCTCGAGGGTTCTGGTCTCCATTGGTTCTGAAGCATTTGTGGATAGAGTTGTTGATACATCACCTGTCGAACAGTTACTTGTCGTTCATGATTCTCTTTTAACTTTGGCTTGCATCAAGGAGAAATATGACAAGGTCCAATGCTGGCAAGGTGAACTGATAAATGTACCTGAGAAGTGGACACCTTTTGGTGTAGTATTCCTATACTTCCTCCCTGGTCTACCCTTTGATCTCGATGAGGTTCTTGGAGCTCTTGCCAAGCGTTGTTTGCCAG GTGCGCGAGTTGTGATGAGCCATCCACAAGGAAGGCAAGCGGTAGAAGAGCTACGACTTAAGTATCCAGATGTAGTGGTTTCCAATTTGCCAGAGGAAACGATGTTGCGAAGTGTTGCAGCTGAGCATTCATTTGAAGTGGTTGAATTTGTGGACGAACCTGCTAGATTCTACTCAGCCGTTCTGAAACTCAACACAAAGCAAGACAAGTGA